A portion of the Faecalibacterium sp. I3-3-89 genome contains these proteins:
- a CDS encoding glycoside hydrolase family 32 protein, translating into MNDLTLQKARAYEAEHGAAISPAERPAYHLTPYVGWLNDPNGFSYYKGQYHQFYQYNPYDVRWAPMHWGHAVSTDLLHWEYLPCALAPDSPADNGPGCFSGSATEMDDGKQLLMYTSVVAEKQPNGEMRDIQTQSIAIGDGLDYQKPACNPVLTQKDLPEGFSKFDFRDPKIWREADGTYSAVTVCLADDGSGAAALFQSKDGFDWHFVTVLERCNNQYGKMWECPDFFPLDGKQILMLGPMEMLPKGEFHNGHNVIAFIGSYDEASHTFTKENVQLMDGGIDFYATQTTLAPDGRRIMTAWLQTWSDTEDKPRGCKWFGQTICPRELHIKDGRIIQTPVRELDAVHGKRTLHENVTVQSETALEGIKGRVADLTVTVQPGEYRSFTLKLAADADHHTSLTYDPYTSELTLDRSYAGSRADIVHRRSCKVRSQNGALKLRILLDKNSIEVFVNDGEQTMTAWIYTPQSADGITFAADGKATVTAEQFELNL; encoded by the coding sequence ACGACCCCAACGGCTTCTCCTACTATAAGGGGCAGTACCATCAGTTCTATCAGTACAATCCCTACGATGTGCGGTGGGCGCCCATGCACTGGGGTCACGCCGTCAGCACCGACCTGCTGCACTGGGAGTATCTGCCCTGTGCGCTTGCCCCGGATTCCCCGGCGGACAACGGCCCCGGCTGCTTCTCCGGCTCTGCCACCGAGATGGACGATGGCAAGCAGCTGCTGATGTACACCAGCGTGGTGGCAGAAAAGCAGCCCAATGGGGAGATGCGGGACATCCAGACCCAGAGCATTGCCATCGGTGATGGTCTCGACTACCAAAAGCCTGCCTGCAACCCCGTCCTGACCCAGAAAGACCTGCCGGAAGGCTTCAGCAAGTTCGACTTCCGGGACCCCAAGATCTGGCGTGAGGCCGACGGCACCTACTCCGCCGTCACTGTCTGCCTCGCCGATGACGGCAGCGGCGCAGCAGCACTGTTCCAGAGCAAGGACGGCTTCGACTGGCACTTTGTCACGGTGCTGGAACGCTGCAACAATCAGTACGGCAAAATGTGGGAGTGCCCGGACTTCTTCCCGCTGGACGGCAAGCAGATTTTGATGCTCGGCCCCATGGAGATGCTGCCCAAGGGCGAGTTCCACAACGGCCACAACGTGATTGCCTTCATCGGCAGCTACGACGAAGCCAGCCACACCTTCACCAAGGAAAACGTGCAGCTGATGGACGGCGGCATCGACTTCTACGCCACTCAGACCACCCTTGCCCCGGATGGCCGCCGCATCATGACCGCATGGCTGCAGACATGGTCGGACACCGAGGATAAGCCCCGGGGCTGCAAGTGGTTCGGGCAGACCATCTGCCCGCGCGAACTGCACATCAAGGATGGGCGCATTATTCAGACCCCGGTGCGGGAGCTGGATGCCGTCCACGGTAAGCGCACGCTGCATGAGAATGTGACCGTGCAGAGCGAAACCGCTTTGGAGGGCATCAAGGGCCGTGTGGCCGACCTGACCGTCACGGTGCAGCCCGGCGAATACCGCTCCTTCACCCTGAAGCTGGCCGCCGATGCAGACCATCACACCAGCCTGACCTACGACCCCTACACCTCCGAGCTGACGCTGGATCGCAGCTATGCCGGTTCCCGTGCCGACATCGTGCACCGCCGCAGCTGCAAGGTCCGCAGCCAGAACGGTGCGCTCAAACTCCGTATCCTGCTGGACAAAAACAGCATCGAAGTTTTTGTCAACGACGGCGAGCAGACCATGACCGCATGGATCTACACGCCCCAGTCTGCCGACGGCATCACCTTTGCTGCCGATGGCAAAGCAACTGTTACGGCAGAACAGTTTGAGCTGAATCTGTAA